The following are from one region of the Magallana gigas chromosome 4, xbMagGiga1.1, whole genome shotgun sequence genome:
- the LOC136274767 gene encoding piggyBac transposable element-derived protein 3-like: protein MPKDLDKIKLKNQGDHIMKQKANLVVSVWRDKRKLTILSTNTNQSNQEVQRKQKDGTVKNVTCPMSVKLYNAYMNGVDHADQLRSTYNIAWKSLKWWKYLFLYDVCIVNSFILMRESPNHGLRTKNNRVRTRTQLEFRMKLAHQLIGLFSMKRKRKSEFNVEHVMEHHWPSTMPRRRCKQCTKSGVRREPLSGCFQCDVNLCNDCFKPFHLENFPDIYGQ from the coding sequence ATGCCAAAGGACTTGGAcaagattaaattaaaaaaccaaGGAGACCACATCATGAAACAGAAGGCAAACCTTGTGGTGAGTGTATGGAGGGACAAGAGGAAACTGACAATCCTGTCAACTAACACCAATCAGAGTAACCAAGAGGTACAGAGAAAACAGAAAGATGGGACCGTGAAGAATGTAACGTGTCCAATGTCAGTCAAGCTTTATAATGCTTACATGAATGGTGTAGACCATGCTGATCAGCTTAGGTCCACATACAACATTGCATGGAAAAGCCTAAAGTGGTGGAAGTACCTGTTCCTGTACGATGTGTGTATTGTAAATTCGTTCATCTTGATGCGCGAGTCCCCAAATCATGGCCTGAGGACCAAAAACAACAGGGTGAGGACCAGAACTCAACTGGAGTTTAGAATGAAGCTAGCCCATCAGCTGATTGGACTTTTTTCTATGAAAAGGAAAAGGAAATCTGAATTCAATGTTGAGCATGTGATGGAACATCACTGGCCAAGCACCATGCCAAGAAGGAGGTGTAAACAATGCACAAAATCTGGTGTTAGACGAGAACCATTGAGTGGATGTTTCCAGTGTGATGTCAACCTATGCAATGACTGCTTCAAACCATTTCATTTGGAAAACTTTCCAGACATTTATGGacaataa